In Argiope bruennichi chromosome 4, qqArgBrue1.1, whole genome shotgun sequence, the sequence ttctttctctttaacattaataaaatttttaagtttaatactgattgaatatttattttaaattaatgtttttttttttttccttctatcttttaaaatatttttcattttcttcatcttCTTATTCTTTAGACAACATCATCTGCAAATATTGCAGCTTCACCTTTTGGGCTGAGTGCTTTGGGAGGTATCCCAGGTTTAGGAAATTTGGGACTAGGATCTCCAAACTTTCTTGAAGTGCAAGAACAAATGCAAAGAGAGgtgatttagatatttattatggaattgaaaatttaatttttatttaaaagaatttatctttccTAGAACTGAtaagtcatttataaaaatacattaattctgTAACTTTGATTAtaagatttcttatttaaaattttcattaacttaaGAATTCATTTACTGCAACATATTTCCACAACAAATTGTACCAAAAAATTTGTTATGTTAACAATTAACATTGAATACTGTGTAGATGACACAGTTTTTATATGTGATTTCTTCTCCAGAATTGGTTGAAGAATACATTGTATCTTTACATTGTATAACGTTGTAATACATTGTATAACGCACACACACAATGTTATTGCAATAGAACagtagttttattaatttaatgacatCTGTTCCTtccttattctttattttagttattaccagaatatttgatattcatggttaaaaaaagggggggggggagacaaaTATCTGTTCTCaattataaaccaaaaaaaaaactttaaaaataaagaaatataattgatttatgctttataaatacaattgaaaaaatgttgaaagtgcacaaaaaaaaaagtgttagatTCTTTTTAGACCTTgacttaaagaaataattagttcctaagttattttctttcatttgtgtATTGAGTATAATTTATGTGCACATTTTTTTGTTGTGGTTGATACTTGTTAAGGATATTCTGAGAAGAAAATTATGACATGATAAAGCTGTGAAAAATGCATTaacaatctttttatttatatctaatgCTATGTGTCAGGCCATAAACCTTTCTATTGAAAGTATGGTTAGATATCAAATTTATAGGTTTACAGTGGGTTACTGAAGGAGGTAAATTTAACTAAACATTGGTAATCAACAGTTTTAAAGTTGTAATACAGAAGAGgttgaatctttttaaaattattatgcaaagAAGAAATTGTCATTCTGCAGTTAAcaaactttttacttttcagtaCTTCTGGTTATTTTCTAAGTACATGTATGCCTATgtactctgaatttttaaaatctgtaatatcaaatacctttttttaaatgtgatgatAAAAAGAACATGCAATTGTTGTGTGATATGTTTAACCCAGATAATCCGTTAtattacttgaaattaattaaaaaataatgatattaatttaaacaatcagtgaacaattcttatatattaatagttgattctataatttataaagtatttaattgtagaaagatttaattatgtaGAGTTTCATAATGGTTTTTGTTTCAATGTGTCACATTCCATGCAAAGTTATCTGCTTGCACTATATTCcttttaacaaatataatcaaTGGTATTTGTTCTTTTGTAAGAATCATGTTTTTTCAGCTTCTACAAAATCCTGAGCTTTTACAGCAAGTTATGAACAACCCATTTGTTCAGTCTATGATGGAAAACCCAGAATACATGCGACAAATAATCACATCTAATCCTCAGATGCAGGATATGCTGGAGGTAAactatatataaagatttattataatttatcaaataaattctgtcagtttttaaaatctaattttagtatattgtatattatgccttcattattttttgttgtactatacaaaaaattttaacaagaaaaaagtgTTACATGTATGGAAAATGTGGAGGCATTGTTAAATACtacaagatttgaaaataaatgtcagttgatctttattaagaattttgtcttttttaagtaacttttcaaaactgaagaaaatttattttctaaatcatattttatttgatgagTGAATATTAGCTTGTAAAATctgttaaacttttgaaaaagttATCCAAATCAGATTTCTTGATGtactgtgaatttttttaaatcagctgataataatgaaaactataaaCCATAAAATTCTCCTCATCATAAatctacagaaattttaattctttttcagttattgatataaattagttattactattatttgattattgatataaattattttaatttactttgttttttaaagttcaagTGAATCAAtgatttgcatatattgaaatgtAGGGgggaaaaagttaattttcaaacAGTATCATCAGAATAAGTTAGATCAGCGATTTTCATGCTTTTTCAATTCCTTGACTCCTCCatgtatctgattttttttttcattgtgcccaatttaaaattttgcaatatagcTAACTAGCAACAACTCAATTATAGCTAAAGTATGGGAAAAAAGtttaacttatataaaaattgatggagcaaaatttataacaattgaaAACCCAGTTTTCAAATGATTCCTATAATCTGAGTGTTAGCTTTTTGGAGTAGACATTCATATTTCACTGCAAACCTGAATTCCTTAATTCCGCATGGACTTCCGCATtttgttttgatgaattttttgtAAGACAATTCAGATTATCATTTATAACAGTAAATGCATAGATAGATCTTGAATCTgtacagaatttttgaaaatatattttataatttcaatgataagtacttttcaaaaattccatgaccaatgaaattgaataaaaaaataaaattatgaaaagtatatATTCTTGGGAATTCTGCAGCATCTTTGTGAACCTGTTttacctttataaaaaaattgagactCTTGGTGTTGTGACCCACACTTCAGTAACCATTGATTACATTTGGAAGAAGCAGTCAgcatttaatatcatataaaaatgcaagcattttatattgatttgaTACAAAAGACATTTAAAGtgttaataaattttggataaCAGAGTTTAcataaatgttcataattttctaTGCAGTACTGAAGCAAAACTAATCTTTTATACAACAGactatttaaaatggaaaaattaaaattggaaaaaaaaaaatgctgattttaaaaaaaatcgtctatagttcaaaatatgcattttttttaaggtGGTTCCCCAATCTTGTTCCACTATTTTAGTGTCTGTTAACTGAAATTTTGAAGTGAAGACGTTTCTCttgttatgaaaattaaatttacccaagcactttgtaattttttatatgaattttatataataagtataaatcaaaagcttttattatttatgactgttctttttaaataataggaaaaaatataattaaataaaaattataactgaaacTGTTAATCTTTATGGATTCTATATACTATTATCATCTTTGCTGTATATATGTTACAGAAAAAATAACCATCAATTTCAAACCATCTTACCTAATAATCTAATTGGACTGTAGTTCAGGAGCATAACAGAATTcactaaactaattttattttaattttgaaaggataaaacttaaattttcttttaaaaaaaaatctgattatgtTTTGTAACTAgatataaattggaattttaaaattaaaaagaatttaagataatctttaaaagcaatttaaagattttatccaAACACTAAggcttattagaaaaataaattttacaatgttaaataaatgccAAAGGCTTTactcttttatcatattttaaaaaaagtattaagtatatggattttggtttttaataattatataatatagaattgaaaaataatcaatctttatacatattcttatatattattggGATGTAAGTTGGAAACTggcttaaaaaattgaatatgccaatttgcaataattataaaattttaatcaaagataattttttaacaaattactttttttccctcTGTAGTTGTATAATAAGTTGGTAATTTTGTTGGGCTATAGGGGCTCAAATTCGAAATGATATATCTGATgagatactaaattttttttcttgtatttattgaAGGAATTTACTGTTTTTAATAAGTCAATTTTAGCTTTGTTTCATTTCTCTCTTTATAACTCATTTTTGTAGTATCTTACTAAGTTCTCCCTTTTCCCTTTCCCAGAAAAATCCAGAGTTATGTCATGTTCTGAGTAATCCTGATGTGTTACGCAATACTATGGAATATGCCAGGAATCCTGCAATGCTACAAGAATTGATACAAGGTAGAGTTGATGTAAGTATATAacagaattcattatttatttatttattatataaactaatctttttttatttcatgtcatattttattttgttttatttatattttgtaaatttcattttttagttaggcaagaaattaaaaaataatctttaacacCAAATTGTATGTATAatgttaattgtatttaaaattattcatcttttttactgttttaattttagattgcaGCAAATGCttcaaatgaaggaaataaacCAGGTaactattattcatattaaaaattttactttttaaaaatacatgaatttgAAGCATTGATTTTCTTCAACTATGccacattttatttgattttttccctGCTTCTTGCTCtctctttctttatttatgtagTTTTCTTAAGATGTctcataaaatcatttgtatttaaatattctttctagatttatattatgatattcagtttataaataaattattccttttttctttagGTGATCAGCTAGTTCATTgggattattataaaaaaattcattaaactcCTTTGTTTATATTGGTTAATGGTTCAACTaccaaagtatttttgaatttctcattttgatagacatttaaatcaattaattttttaagcttcaTTGTGTTCATTAGGCTGTGCATTAATTAATTCCCTGTACGTGTCATCtcacttaaattttgaatcttaatcTAGTGCAGGAAATTGttaatattcacataaaatatatatgaataaggAATAAATTGTTCAACATCAGAATCTTTTTATgtgtaattctaaatattttcataatttatgtaatatctcaagagggttttttgtttgttttctgatctttaaaaaaataattgatgtgaTAAGAAGACAAAATTTCAGACTTAAAGTTCTATGTTTTTATACTGCTAATCATGTTACAACAAGAAAAAGTACATATTTAATTATGTAggaattgcaaataatttaaatcaaagctttctattcaaattaaacttttttttttttttgtatttgttataaaaatgaaaacaatttaaatttcattaagcaatgaaaagcattattgtaaaatatgcctgaacatatttttaaaaaatgttataattaaagaaaaaatatgggGTAACATAATTAGtattatagatattatatataatttttgatatttcagatTATATATTATGGATGACTTGTGTGCTTTTATCATTtccatgcaaaatattttgaaaataatattttttttcttcaagttataaagaaacaaatttcaaaatttcacataatattttaataattacaattttaattaaattgtgctCCAAGGCTAATGATTTGTCCTCAAGAGGAGCAgcacacattcttctttattactaaaaaagatgaataatttattaaacagatccatttcacttaaaattttaattctttaacttacaatattaaagatgaaaaaagagAGATAAATCTAAGTTTTTCTAGTAGTATAAACATATGAAaccattctttaattatttatatttttaagtatgttaCTAATATTTCAAAGGATTGTATTATGAATGTAAGTCTAAactaaaatgagaaataaattaaatatattattgtagaaTAAAACCAGGAGATGTGCTGTATGCACTGAATTAATGATTTGACCTGcgtgattttgaattaaaagaagtgaaaaaatggGTAATAGTTTCATTATCTTATTTTGTACTTCATTATGTGATTACGTGCACTTCATTGTGTGAAATAATACATGcttctataaatttataatatattaagaaatgcttgaaatgcaaatatattcaCAATTTAGTTTCATGACCATCCTTAGTTAATTTACAAggcattaattttattcatactgAGTCTTctgaagaatgtaaaaataaatttcactaatgtgtttatatttaattaagcattgaagcttttttattattattatttacttcatcaGCATCCAAAGATTCAGGGAAATCTGAAACAAAGAAAGCTGAATCTGTATCTGCCAAAAAAGATGCCAAAGATGGAGAGTCAAAAAGTAATGAGTCTTCTGGTACACAAGCATCTCCCGGTTTATTTACATCTCCAGGTTTACAAAGTATCATGGAACAAATTACTCAAAACCCTCAACTTGTCCAAGAAATGCTAAGTGCCCCATACATGAATTCCATGATGGAAGCTTTGGCTGCTAATCCTGAAGTAGCAAGTcaggtaaatttaataaaaagtgtgCATGCTATATAGTTAATATCTGATTTTTTCTTgggatacatttttaaatattgagccTTTAGTTATTtgttaacttataaaattaatttttgacaagtagaaatattttaaatatttttcttatctctTTGTATTCCTGTTGTAATAACTACTAAATGAGATTtttgatcattattattttgaaaccttTGTTGGCCATTCTTCAAGTAAATATTATCTACACTGGTAGCTTATGCTTTTTATATGTGacataatgtaaaatattctttatttaaaattataattttctgttggcaatgtagattttttattattattaggccCTTGCCTTCAACTCTTTGttactttttgcttttaaatgacACATTTTCTTGAACTGTTTGATatctaaaaaatgcaaatatttagtttctttttttatagaatttcagcAAAAACTTgtcaaatattttgttgttaatGTGATTATGCATAGTTAATATTtcgcaaaagaataaaaaatatttatatattattttagaaggtaattaaaattggaaataaaacagaatgattgatttttcatttaaccTTGATTAATCTTCTggtcatttatttctttattattaaaaaaatacatttttttttaaactattagaaAATTACTTGAAGAAAAGaccgaaaaaattataatatctcataaaaaataaatgctcattaaaaactttcttatatgttttttaatcaaattttgtaatacaTATCTTTGTTAGTATTAGCATTTACACACATTTGTATAATTGCAAGAAAATGTATGAAACATTGAATAAACTGCCCAGTAGtactacttaaataaatttaaaagtataaaagtcaagaacttttttgtttaaaaaaaataagacctAATTCATTGTTATTAGTTTATaccttttctgttatttattctACACATAGTCAAATATATTTACCCGTGGCAGTTTCTGCTCATGTAAGTCAGGCTTGCTCAGTATTCTATATAATActgcaaacaaacaaaacatttaatttactaACAAACTTGAAATTgcctttgaattttttgaatattgcatTCCCACATTCCTTGCTACCCATACTTACTCATatgtgtttataatttattattcttttatatatctttaaagcagttgtaaaattcaaaactgattcagaattataaaaatgatctaaaacaaaataataaaaaaattgttatcaattatattaacatgcattcctttatttcatattaatctaaaacaatattttataggtttaaattattagattgggtaaataaaatggttatattaattaaataaacccCAGATCTTTCATTAActacaaacaaaaaatacaatttgatcttcttttaaaaataaacagcactgaagtttaaatttaatattgatgactgaaattttgatttcccttcagtattcatttatgaaatttagatatgcttttaaattaatgaaaaaatactattttaggTAATGGTCAACAATCCTGTATTTGCAAACAATACAGCTGTTCAGGGATGGATGCAGCAAGCATTGCCAGCATTTATTAGACAAGTacgaataattctttttctttttaacgtttcttaaatttgtaaatatatatatgataacatgtaaaatatggcaaatatgtaaaattaaaacttaattcttatatttatatagaaatagtatgaataatatatatatatatttgtaataaatataaatttctttacatattagATGCAAAACCCTGATATGCAAAGATTTATAACAAATCCTCAAGCTCTATCAGCCATGATGAATATCCACCAGGGTTTGGATCAGTTACAGCAAGCAGCTCCTGATGTCTTTAACATGTAAGATTACTAAATCgtgatttcatttaaagaattgtGCATGTGTATGTCTGCATTGGCACTCTACAGGATAGTTCATTTGATTTACAACTATAAAGCACATATATATTGTGGAGAATAAAGACAAGAaccttgaaataatttctttgaaataaggcaaaattttggctttttttttttcactaacttaaaaaaatatttcagtacaaaaatggtttttatgtcattttcaaattttaaaaaagtatcctttcaattatattaattatttataagaatcactattaaagatgaattttttttgtaatccaAATTACTATTgctattaatacaaataatattgagATAtgcaaaatagtgaaattaaaattctgccCATAAAACAAACTATTATTAACAAAGCAAATTTCAAGAAAGCAAGTGAAATATTTGCTTAATTCTGAAAAAGAtctctaaaagatttaaattttatatttaaaatatattgctaggatgaagaaaatacaaaattttatattgttttaaatcagATGTTAAGTTacattgtcaaaaaattaaaaataccaaagcatatgcatttttttaatgaattttaggcaaattcacagaaaataatgGAACTGTATAGCGAAATGAACAAAACAgtgtaaggtttctaaaataatatgaattgcatatctatgaaaatttgaagtgtACATATTTTGTTGGAGAAGCTATCAAGACTACAttacataacatatttaattgagaattttagAGATCATTAATCATGGTGAATCAGTTAGTCACCAGAGGTatctagttatatatatatataataagctaTGTATATGCTCATTTCTAGtcacttttgaatgaaaataatgtattatatatttttcagaatttatttaatttgaatgcttattttcattatttttatttatttatttattttgattttttttcgataattgttaaaattatttactgtaaGTATATGATACCATGAACTATCCCCCCCTTACTTTAGTGGTAAAAGTTCTTTATAGAGATATTGATttactaaaaatgaatatatttgatgATACAACATGGTTCAATAATGTTTCATACTAGTTCATAAAAGaacttatgttttattttctttgtgattAAGTATTCACCAAACAGAACTATTGATACAAAATATTGAttcagttaattatttatataaaaaagagaagtgGTGTGTAAATtgttgtttgtaatttttatttatctgtaattttgactgtatctgtttatatttttttacattcaggTAGAATTATTTTTCCAGAACTGTTTGTTTACATAGCTtctttatgaaaacaaataagaACTTTATGAACAAAACTTgccttttctttattcttttatgaatgcttttaatctttgattttctaaatttgttCTCTCCAGATTATTTTCCATACAAATTTGCATCAGGACTGTATATTAGCATAGATTAATTACAAGTTTAGAAATGAAAGGTAGAAAAATAGagtgttttaaatgtattttaaggaaatgaaatgaaatgaaatgaaatgaaagcggACTGCATAAAAGGCAAATATGGATGTTGACAAAAAACTTAGAAAGGTACTGGTTTCATCcctaattattatataattgcaGAAATTGCAGAACTCACTTGGATTAATACATTCAATATCTCAACCAACTCTGCAGCTCCAACTTTTATAGTCTAGCGAGGTGAAAGGTCAAAcgtttttgaaacttttctgtAGAAGGAAGTTTTGTATAGTCTTGAGACCTTATATTCCCCCAAAAAGCATTTGGGACCAAATTTGATCACCAAAAATACCAGCATGTCAAAAAAAACtgcagctatatatatatatagaaagagataaGTAGAGATCTAGACAGATGAGTAGgtagttgatatttttttatgtttgaaattgcAGTTGAAAAGTTACAGTTTGAATCTTATTTTTTGCGAGTTTggcttaataattaaaaaaaaaaaatttcataaaaattaaagtgctctgaattttctttatttttgtatattttcaactTGAATTTATTCATCattcttttatgaattgaaatgttttgatgAGTTATTCTTAATGACTATTAATTGGTCTATATTAACTATTATATGTGCCtttgtgttatttatataaaGTGCTTACTTATTATCTGCATGTGTATCATCTGTTCTCAGCGAACtacttttgtaataattatttttattcttataagagttaattttttaatcaaaatttattataagctgtattttattaaaattgcttttctattttaaatttgtattttaggttTCCTGGGCAACCTCCCAGTACATCATTGCTTTCTAGATCTGCAGAAGAAAAAGGGAATGTTTCAGGAACTAATGCAAATGAACCCACTGTAAATTCTCAAGACACATTTAGTCTCTTCATGCGCAATATGGTGAATGTCATGGCTCAGGGAAACAATGTAAGTGAAAGAACCAGTAGGAACTAAGCATTAATACtttgaaaagatttctttttcgaaCACTGCTTTTCATTTGTTAATACCCAGTAAACCAAAAATAGTTTTCCTTGTCTGGGGGCACCTGCAGTTAAAACTAAAATCATATTTCTGCAGTTGAAACTGAAATCAAATTTCTGCAGTTAAactattaaatcaaatttcatatacagactgtagAATACTCAGGCAGATGAATTACgtatgaattgattaaaaatcattcagaagtcatgaaggaaataaattttggtGCTGTCAGACCGAAAACAGATAACAATGAACgtataaaaaatggtttgtgcaaaattttgttaaagttcttatgataaaatatatacatgtagaagtgaaagattattttctgaaacacacagaaaataatcttttattaatcaacaTCTTTGTTCTCTGATCCAATGTAACATTTTCGTTACATTCACTTCTTTTGTGTGCAAAATATTGCATCAGGATTTTTATGTGTTTACTTTTAAACCCTACCGAGCCTTCTATAAttagtatatgaaatttggttctaaTCCATTCATTAGTTGCTGATGCCTTCTCGCATGGAAAGTTATTTAATAGTCACCATATATGTAAATTTGAAACAGTTGTTAACAAATCACAGAATTCAAATGTGGCTATGCATGCATGTTGCAAatccatttgtaaaaatattttgaaagttactCTTTAATCCTCATTTTCATTATGTGTtttgatagaaatgaaaaaattcactATGTGCTTTttccaaatatctttttaaatgtttttggttgctttaatttttatgtattagcaaaaaaaaaaaaaaaaaaaaaaaaatgtttagttaaaatttataatcacatttaaaatgtattatctgcttttctcaaatttaattattatttaattatttctcagataattattatttttatgctctGTTATATTAATGGTAAATGTCATAcccttttaaaaaatcaataatgaaaaaaaaattattttttgttttgaagtaaTCAGTTAAAGAAGTATtgagcaataattcaaaaaaatatattgatcaaatcatgaaaataaaagttttcttgttgccttttatataaattttagttaacaGATGCATGCATGCCTTAATACCAATGTGTTTGAGTTTATCTTCCTTTTATCTCTCAAATACATgcaattaatatactttttcaaggtt encodes:
- the LOC129966762 gene encoding ubiquilin-1-like, with the translated sequence MAEETVELPTGEKIKEEPRDDDVICETERSPKRSKKSNDSVTIKTELANDASEDNEDKIKVTVKTIKEKRDIELKKDASISELKTQVSKVFKINTDQICLIFSGQILKEDDTLSGSGIQDENTVHVVIKSSTTTSSANIAASPFGLSALGGIPGLGNLGLGSPNFLEVQEQMQRELLQNPELLQQVMNNPFVQSMMENPEYMRQIITSNPQMQDMLEKNPELCHVLSNPDVLRNTMEYARNPAMLQELIQGRVDIAANASNEGNKPASKDSGKSETKKAESVSAKKDAKDGESKSNESSGTQASPGLFTSPGLQSIMEQITQNPQLVQEMLSAPYMNSMMEALAANPEVASQVMVNNPVFANNTAVQGWMQQALPAFIRQMQNPDMQRFITNPQALSAMMNIHQGLDQLQQAAPDVFNMFPGQPPSTSLLSRSAEEKGNVSGTNANEPTVNSQDTFSLFMRNMVNVMAQGNNTESPPEERYKSQLEQMQMMGFVNRQANLQALIATFGDVNAAVERLLSHVP